A single region of the Chionomys nivalis chromosome 5, mChiNiv1.1, whole genome shotgun sequence genome encodes:
- the Thoc7 gene encoding THO complex subunit 7 homolog: MGAVTDDEVIRKRLLIDGDGAGDDRRINLLVKSFVKWCNSGSQEEGYSQYQRMLSTLSQCEFSMGKTLLVYDMNLREMENYEKIYKEIECSIAGAHEKIAECKKQILQAKRIRKNRQEYDALAKVIQHHPDRHETLKELEALGKELEHLSHIKESVEDKLELRRKQFHVLLSTIHELQQTLENDDKLSEVDEVQESTMETDSKP; this comes from the exons ACGAGGTCATACGGAAGCGTCTTCTGATTGATGGAGATGGTGCTGGGGATGATCGGAGAATTAATCTCCTCGTGAAGAGCTTTGTCAAGTGGTGCAACTCTGGATCCCAAGAGGAGGG aTATAGCCAGTACCAACGTATGCTGAGCACTCTGTCTCAATGTGAATTTTCAATGGGCAAAACTTTGCTGGTATATGATATGAAtctcagagaaatggaaaattatgaaaaaatatacaaagaaatag AATGTAGTATTGCGGGAGCACATGAGAAGATTGCTGAGTGTAAAAAGCAAATTCTTCAAGCAAAACGAATACGAAAAAATCGACAAG AATATGACGCTTTGGCAAAAGTGATCCAGCATCATCCCGACAGGCATGAGACACTGAA GGAGCTAGAGGCTCTGGGCAAAGAACTGGAGCATCTCTCACATATTAAAGAAAGTGTTGAAGATAAG CTGGAATTGAGACGGAAACAATTTCATGTTCTTCTTAGTACCATCCACGAGCTTCAACAAACATTGGAGA ATGACGACAAGCTGTCAGAGGTGGACGAAGTTCAAGAAAGTACCATGGAGACAGACTCTAAGCCGTAG